In one candidate division KSB1 bacterium genomic region, the following are encoded:
- a CDS encoding S9 family peptidase has protein sequence MMPTFRQMKFMFLISTMLVSLTAANATTRQTESEDRKPVTPKDYGKWETLSRGALSPDGNWLIYSIRRNNDKNELRLHNLKDESQKVLAQGTNPEFSKDSQWLGYLIEVSAEESKKLKKKKKPVHTKFGLLGLASEDSAVIKDVASFAFSGNSQFVAMKHYALKGKKSKGADLVVRDLQTGRDFNFGNVSEYQWREEGAQLALIIDAEGQAGNGIQLFNAATGQLKILDSKAAEYKGLTWRKKGDDLAAFRVEKNEDYEDSTHVIIAWQKLAGKAPVANIFDPEKIEGFPTATRIVNTRQLEWTKDGKSLFFATKEWQKKPPKVDEAKDDSTKTENPDSVKIEEPPDLQIWHSKDVRIIPEQQQRAEKRREDAHLAVWHIKENKFVQLGDDLTERTRVQDDIAIVLGLDSTPYEFEGMFGRPKFDAYAIDIHSGEKQKFLMRVNHLYSISPDGKNIVYLKDDHYHTYNFKSAKDRNLTADIGVSFVNKEDDHPVEQKPPYRFVAWAKDGKSFFANAKYDVWQLWADGSKSRKVTDGEAEKVIHRYVRLDPEEETIDVKKPMYLSLYGEWSKKYGYASVIPGKEPKNLVWQEANVANLIKAKKAKTFAYVIQNFDDSPDYFVAPRDFAKSKQVSNTNPFQKDYAWGKSELIEYTNANGRKLQGALFYPADYQPGEKYPMITYIYEIRSHMVRRYAVPSQRNYYNHSVFTSEGYFVLQPDIVFDSGDPGISSVRTIEIAVKKVIDMGLVDEKRIGLAGHSWGGYQAAFAVTQTDIFAAAIAGAGLTDFFSMYGMVGWAFGGTPENLHFEVSQERMMKPPWKDIDGYVRNSPVMNVENLNTPLLFEVGDNDRNVDWRQGIEYYNAARREGKQMVLLVYAKEGHSLRQDKNRIDYHRRILHWFGHYLKDEPAEQWIESGIPYLEQQRLLKNWKKN, from the coding sequence ATGATGCCTACTTTTCGCCAAATGAAATTCATGTTTTTGATATCAACCATGCTCGTCAGTTTGACCGCCGCGAATGCCACAACCCGGCAAACCGAATCTGAGGATCGTAAACCGGTCACTCCAAAAGATTATGGCAAATGGGAAACACTCTCCCGCGGTGCGTTGTCGCCGGATGGGAATTGGCTTATCTATTCGATCCGAAGAAATAATGACAAAAACGAATTGCGACTTCATAATCTAAAGGACGAATCTCAAAAGGTATTAGCGCAAGGCACGAATCCCGAGTTTTCTAAAGACAGCCAGTGGCTCGGTTATTTGATTGAAGTGTCTGCCGAAGAAAGCAAGAAACTCAAGAAGAAAAAGAAGCCGGTTCACACCAAGTTCGGACTGCTCGGTCTCGCTAGTGAAGATAGCGCCGTAATAAAAGATGTAGCATCTTTTGCCTTTAGCGGTAACAGCCAGTTTGTAGCTATGAAGCATTATGCACTGAAAGGAAAAAAGAGCAAGGGCGCCGACCTTGTAGTGCGCGATTTGCAAACAGGGAGAGATTTCAACTTTGGTAATGTTTCTGAGTACCAATGGCGGGAAGAAGGCGCGCAGCTTGCCCTGATCATAGATGCCGAGGGCCAGGCTGGTAACGGGATTCAGCTTTTCAATGCGGCGACAGGCCAACTCAAAATCCTCGACAGTAAAGCGGCTGAATACAAAGGGCTAACCTGGCGCAAGAAAGGCGACGATCTGGCTGCCTTCCGTGTTGAAAAAAATGAAGATTATGAAGACTCGACCCATGTCATCATCGCCTGGCAGAAACTCGCCGGCAAAGCGCCGGTCGCGAATATCTTCGACCCCGAAAAAATAGAAGGTTTTCCTACAGCCACTCGAATCGTCAACACAAGACAACTTGAATGGACCAAAGATGGAAAATCTCTCTTTTTTGCTACAAAGGAATGGCAAAAAAAACCTCCGAAAGTGGATGAAGCAAAGGATGATTCTACCAAAACAGAAAATCCCGATAGTGTCAAAATCGAAGAACCACCCGACCTGCAGATCTGGCACAGCAAGGATGTTCGTATTATTCCCGAACAGCAGCAGCGGGCGGAGAAACGACGCGAGGATGCCCACCTGGCGGTCTGGCATATCAAAGAAAACAAATTTGTGCAACTTGGGGATGACCTCACGGAGCGCACCCGGGTTCAGGATGATATAGCCATCGTACTTGGGCTCGATTCGACGCCTTACGAATTCGAAGGCATGTTCGGACGGCCGAAATTTGATGCCTACGCCATCGATATTCATTCCGGTGAAAAACAGAAGTTCCTGATGCGGGTGAACCACCTTTATTCCATCAGCCCGGATGGGAAAAATATCGTCTATTTAAAAGACGATCACTACCACACCTACAATTTTAAATCAGCAAAAGATCGAAACCTCACGGCGGACATAGGAGTCTCCTTCGTCAATAAAGAAGACGATCACCCGGTAGAACAAAAGCCACCCTATCGGTTTGTTGCTTGGGCTAAAGACGGCAAGTCATTTTTTGCTAATGCTAAATATGATGTGTGGCAGCTCTGGGCGGATGGCTCCAAAAGCAGGAAAGTAACCGATGGCGAAGCTGAAAAAGTTATCCACCGCTATGTACGGCTGGATCCGGAGGAAGAAACCATTGACGTCAAAAAGCCGATGTATTTGAGCCTGTATGGTGAATGGAGCAAGAAATATGGTTACGCCAGCGTGATTCCCGGCAAAGAGCCAAAAAACCTGGTTTGGCAGGAGGCCAATGTTGCTAATCTGATAAAGGCAAAAAAGGCCAAAACTTTTGCCTATGTGATCCAGAACTTCGACGATTCTCCTGATTATTTTGTCGCTCCCAGAGACTTTGCCAAAAGCAAGCAGGTATCCAACACCAATCCGTTTCAAAAGGATTATGCCTGGGGAAAATCCGAGCTGATTGAATACACCAACGCCAACGGCCGCAAGTTGCAGGGCGCGCTGTTTTACCCGGCCGATTACCAGCCCGGGGAAAAATATCCCATGATCACCTACATCTATGAAATACGCTCTCACATGGTGCGCCGTTATGCTGTGCCCTCGCAGCGTAACTATTACAATCATAGCGTCTTTACCAGCGAGGGATATTTTGTGCTACAACCAGACATCGTCTTTGACAGTGGCGATCCCGGTATCTCATCGGTGCGAACCATAGAGATCGCGGTTAAAAAAGTGATTGACATGGGGCTGGTGGATGAAAAACGTATCGGTCTGGCCGGGCATTCCTGGGGCGGCTACCAGGCGGCTTTTGCGGTAACGCAAACGGACATTTTTGCGGCCGCTATTGCCGGCGCCGGGCTGACGGATTTCTTCAGCATGTACGGCATGGTGGGCTGGGCATTTGGTGGTACCCCGGAAAACCTTCATTTTGAGGTGAGCCAGGAGCGTATGATGAAACCGCCGTGGAAAGATATCGATGGTTATGTGCGCAACTCGCCGGTGATGAATGTGGAAAATCTCAACACGCCCCTGCTTTTCGAGGTCGGTGACAACGACCGCAATGTGGACTGGCGCCAGGGCATCGAGTATTACAACGCCGCCCGCCGGGAAGGAAAGCAAATGGTGCTGCTGGTCTATGCGAAAGAAGGCCATAGCCTGCGCCAGGACAAAAACCGCATCGACTACCACCGCCGTATTTTACACTGGTTTGGCCACTACCTAAAAGACGAGCCGGCTGAACAGTGGATCGAGAGCGGCAT